In Endozoicomonas sp. GU-1, one DNA window encodes the following:
- a CDS encoding type II secretion system protein M, whose amino-acid sequence MSFLTNTINSVSPFWQSMIGRWRQLSRREQWLTATALVTLFIWLIWQGLMTPLIEQQALAEKKVAASRAQLTQIQQQAEQILSLRASGATARPVSNTPMDQTIHQLAGRNQLVIQRVQRANDQGETLDIDLANARFDKLIGWLTTLEQQHRIKVANIQLEATDTSGFVEVRRLQLERD is encoded by the coding sequence ATGAGCTTCCTTACCAATACCATAAACAGCGTCAGTCCTTTCTGGCAAAGCATGATTGGCCGCTGGCGGCAGCTTTCCCGGCGCGAGCAGTGGCTCACCGCCACGGCACTGGTGACACTGTTTATCTGGCTGATCTGGCAGGGCCTGATGACACCGCTTATTGAACAGCAGGCACTGGCAGAGAAGAAAGTGGCTGCCAGCCGCGCACAGCTGACGCAGATACAACAGCAGGCAGAGCAGATCCTCAGTTTGAGGGCTTCAGGTGCCACTGCCCGCCCTGTCAGCAATACGCCCATGGACCAGACCATCCACCAGCTGGCGGGTAGAAATCAACTGGTCATCCAGCGGGTTCAGCGAGCCAACGACCAGGGTGAAACACTGGATATTGATCTGGCCAATGCTCGCTTCGATAAACTGATAGGCTGGCTGACAACATTGGAACAACAGCATCGGATCAAGGTGGCCAACATACAACTGGAAGCCACGGATACCAGTGGTTTTGTTGAAGTGCGTCGCCTGCAACTTGAACGTGATTGA
- the gspL gene encoding type II secretion system protein GspL, with the protein MNPHLLLRLPEHHDQPVYWQLCPADIATETLQDNHEEHAIAYGCWPTVSDFIAQYADTTVSSGTLSGQPIATMAVTILVPSARATLHTLTIQGRLTPTVRQSLPWRLEEELGDDVEDLHVAVLQHGDSQAHLAVIKQADMTQWQGWLTDAGVITKRWVPDALMLPIEENQCRLLQIDDLTIARYGQWQTAVCESQWLTLFMDGLKKEHPELTFLETEQHVPSPLTLLVPQAGNTQLNLLQGQWQPASPWRQRLLPWWSTALMGCLLLILVTANSVLETHQLEQTAASYQQQANDIYRQLFPGERVVRLQSQMRQKLAALQQPEETSQSMLAMLARITPVLNAFPELQASSMTFTVNTREGARQSMRIQAQASDFEVFTRFREQFEQDLNRGEGLTIAIEALERTGDTVTGMLVISGGVS; encoded by the coding sequence ATGAATCCTCACCTGCTATTGAGGTTACCGGAGCATCACGACCAACCGGTTTATTGGCAGCTTTGCCCGGCGGATATCGCCACTGAAACGCTGCAGGACAACCATGAAGAACACGCTATTGCCTATGGTTGTTGGCCAACAGTATCGGATTTTATTGCGCAATATGCCGACACAACCGTCAGCAGCGGGACATTGTCCGGTCAGCCAATTGCTACGATGGCCGTTACCATTCTGGTGCCATCAGCCCGGGCGACACTGCATACTCTGACTATTCAGGGACGACTGACCCCCACTGTTCGCCAGTCCCTTCCCTGGCGTCTGGAAGAAGAGCTGGGTGATGATGTTGAAGACCTGCACGTTGCCGTTCTCCAACATGGGGACAGCCAGGCTCATCTGGCCGTCATCAAACAGGCCGATATGACACAGTGGCAAGGCTGGCTGACCGATGCCGGGGTGATAACCAAACGCTGGGTACCCGATGCCCTGATGCTACCCATTGAAGAAAACCAGTGCCGTTTATTACAGATTGATGATTTGACCATTGCCCGATATGGCCAGTGGCAGACAGCCGTCTGTGAGTCACAGTGGTTAACGCTGTTTATGGATGGCCTGAAAAAGGAGCATCCTGAACTGACGTTTTTGGAAACAGAGCAACATGTCCCATCGCCATTAACACTGCTGGTCCCTCAGGCCGGTAATACACAGCTCAACCTGCTGCAGGGACAATGGCAGCCTGCCTCACCCTGGCGCCAACGACTACTGCCCTGGTGGTCCACCGCCCTGATGGGCTGCCTGCTGCTGATACTGGTAACCGCTAACTCGGTCCTGGAAACCCATCAACTGGAACAGACTGCGGCATCTTATCAACAGCAGGCCAACGATATTTACCGGCAGCTGTTTCCGGGTGAACGGGTTGTCAGGCTACAATCCCAGATGCGGCAGAAGTTGGCCGCGTTACAGCAACCGGAAGAAACCTCACAGAGTATGCTGGCCATGCTGGCCCGGATTACCCCGGTGCTGAATGCATTCCCCGAGCTGCAAGCCAGCTCCATGACCTTCACTGTTAACACCAGAGAAGGTGCACGACAAAGTATGCGTATTCAGGCACAAGCCAGTGACTTTGAGGTGTTTACCCGTTTTCGGGAACAGTTTGAACAAGATCTTAACCGGGGCGAAGGACTGACCATTGCCATAGAAGCCCTTGAACGTACCGGAGATACAGTAACTGGCATGCTGGTTATTTCAGGAGGTGTGTCCTGA
- the gspK gene encoding type II secretion system minor pseudopilin GspK: MTGLNNDSPQRHRDTEKGFLFSVSLCLRGNCFSRHKGSKAHYPDRQQGIALLSVLLMLTLLVLLANELTLSFRTQLTRTQSMQEREQARWYAFSGESLAIKTLKQNFEDDPDITHLGQYWASNNVVLPVEGGQIAGQLKDSQSCFNINALAKPFTEANDTFQKSPESQVFSALLQYLEIPQWESDSITRATRNWVSSEALREGESDLDYLARPLPYLSSKTLMRDISEWRAVAGVSTSVAQKVMPYLCALPSTELAINVNTIPVDQPEILAALYIDQLPVDQARNILETRPREGWDAVADFTSQPLLANFSSTGADKRLTIVSYYFEMHATANYGASEVRLNTLLARSKDNQLTVIRRKFGGV; the protein is encoded by the coding sequence ATGACGGGTCTAAATAATGATTCACCACAGAGGCACAGAGACACAGAGAAAGGCTTTCTTTTCTCCGTGTCTCTATGCCTCCGTGGTAATTGCTTTTCCAGGCACAAAGGTAGTAAAGCCCATTACCCTGATCGCCAGCAAGGCATTGCCCTGCTGAGCGTATTGCTGATGCTGACACTGCTGGTTTTACTGGCCAATGAGTTAACACTCTCCTTCCGCACCCAGTTGACCAGAACCCAATCCATGCAGGAACGGGAACAGGCGCGCTGGTATGCCTTTTCCGGGGAAAGCCTGGCGATCAAAACACTGAAACAGAACTTTGAAGATGATCCGGACATCACCCATCTCGGGCAGTACTGGGCCAGCAACAATGTAGTATTACCGGTTGAAGGCGGCCAGATTGCCGGTCAACTGAAAGATTCTCAGTCCTGTTTTAATATCAATGCCCTGGCAAAGCCGTTTACAGAAGCGAACGACACATTTCAGAAGTCACCTGAAAGTCAGGTATTTTCTGCTCTGCTGCAATACCTGGAAATACCACAGTGGGAGTCAGACAGCATTACCCGGGCAACCCGAAACTGGGTTAGCAGTGAAGCTCTTCGGGAAGGCGAAAGTGACCTGGATTACCTCGCCCGACCACTCCCTTATTTAAGCAGCAAAACCCTGATGCGCGACATCAGTGAATGGCGTGCCGTGGCCGGAGTATCAACGTCCGTCGCCCAAAAAGTTATGCCTTACCTCTGTGCCCTGCCCAGTACCGAGCTGGCCATCAATGTGAATACCATTCCTGTTGACCAACCGGAAATACTGGCCGCGCTCTATATTGATCAGCTGCCCGTTGATCAGGCACGCAATATTCTGGAAACCCGGCCACGGGAAGGATGGGATGCGGTGGCCGATTTCACCAGCCAGCCACTGCTGGCAAACTTCAGCAGTACTGGCGCAGACAAGCGTCTGACCATCGTCAGTTACTATTTTGAAATGCATGCAACAGCCAATTACGGCGCAAGCGAAGTCAGACTGAACACTCTTCTGGCTCGCTCCAAAGACAACCAATTAACGGTCATTCGCCGTAAATTTGGAGGAGTTTAA
- the gspJ gene encoding type II secretion system minor pseudopilin GspJ encodes MQIKRQLKGFTLLEMLAAIAIFSIISLSAWQIFQGVMTAHDVVLTKNERLRQLQYTLLLIDQDLQQIADRGTRVDNRVTAQSLFSDSQMLDSDDEALALVRHGWHNPDYRLPRPELQRVFYRLRDNRLERRYHHVLDPASINVEPVTQILLTDINSLKFSFYINGQWRDSLLLAEGSSTPAGSLPEGLKIEFDMNDLGRIERRYILPASWQPAS; translated from the coding sequence ATGCAGATCAAACGACAGCTAAAGGGCTTTACTCTGTTGGAAATGCTGGCGGCCATCGCTATTTTCAGCATCATCAGCCTCAGTGCCTGGCAGATTTTTCAGGGCGTGATGACCGCCCATGATGTTGTGCTGACTAAAAATGAGCGCCTGCGACAACTGCAATACACGCTGTTGCTGATTGACCAGGACCTGCAACAAATTGCCGACCGGGGAACCCGGGTAGATAACCGGGTCACGGCGCAAAGCCTGTTCAGCGACTCGCAGATGCTGGACAGTGACGATGAAGCACTGGCACTGGTGCGCCATGGTTGGCACAACCCGGACTACCGGTTACCCAGGCCGGAACTGCAGCGGGTCTTTTACCGGCTCCGTGATAACCGTCTGGAGCGCCGGTATCATCATGTCCTCGATCCTGCATCCATCAATGTTGAGCCGGTTACCCAGATCTTATTAACCGATATCAACTCATTGAAATTCAGTTTTTACATCAATGGTCAGTGGCGGGACTCGTTATTATTGGCTGAAGGCTCTTCAACACCCGCAGGCTCTTTACCAGAAGGACTGAAAATTGAGTTTGATATGAACGACCTCGGACGTATAGAGCGACGCTATATACTGCCAGCATCCTGGCAGCCTGCATCATGA
- the gspI gene encoding type II secretion system minor pseudopilin GspI, with amino-acid sequence MTPFRVSAAQGFTLLEVLLALALLAIAGMSVLSMSGESVRNTPILEQRTLARLVADNQMTDIHLTQQWPTLSWQRAEHELAGQQWFVRFRSIKTADNDFRAIDVEVRGEQGEQSPVLATLRSYMVKQG; translated from the coding sequence ATGACGCCTTTCAGAGTCTCTGCGGCACAGGGTTTTACTTTACTGGAAGTACTGCTGGCCCTTGCACTGCTGGCCATTGCCGGGATGTCGGTACTGTCCATGAGCGGCGAAAGTGTGCGCAACACGCCGATACTGGAACAACGCACCCTGGCAAGACTGGTGGCGGATAATCAGATGACAGACATTCATCTGACACAGCAGTGGCCAACACTCAGCTGGCAACGGGCAGAGCATGAACTGGCTGGACAGCAATGGTTTGTACGTTTTCGCAGTATCAAAACCGCTGATAACGATTTCCGGGCGATTGATGTTGAAGTACGCGGTGAACAGGGCGAACAAAGTCCGGTACTGGCGACACTGAGAAGCTATATGGTCAAACAGGGATAA
- the gspH gene encoding type II secretion system minor pseudopilin GspH — MANDVTHSETGQRVNQHGFTLLEIMLVMVLLGLAISAILPSLMPDDSGALMQKEARRLIMLAHTSQEKALLNGIDMGLQQTTEGYQFLIYKQGKWQPVSEDRTLSPVALNKALRLAILPGESVWRETLEQDKGFTFDTDDKASLSDSEPKAEPDLFFWASGEISPAELKLFSADDPRHALSIDIEEHGEIALMKGVKQ, encoded by the coding sequence ATGGCTAACGACGTTACACACTCCGAAACAGGACAGCGAGTCAACCAGCACGGATTCACACTGCTGGAAATCATGCTGGTGATGGTACTCCTGGGGTTAGCCATATCCGCCATTCTTCCATCACTGATGCCTGACGACAGTGGTGCACTTATGCAGAAAGAGGCCCGACGTCTGATCATGCTGGCTCACACCTCGCAGGAAAAAGCACTGCTCAATGGTATCGATATGGGGCTGCAACAGACGACCGAAGGCTATCAGTTTCTGATTTATAAGCAGGGGAAATGGCAGCCAGTCAGCGAGGACCGGACCCTCTCACCGGTTGCATTGAATAAGGCTCTGCGATTGGCCATTTTGCCTGGTGAGTCGGTTTGGCGAGAAACACTGGAACAGGATAAAGGTTTTACCTTTGACACTGATGATAAAGCGTCTTTATCAGACTCCGAACCTAAGGCTGAACCAGATCTGTTCTTCTGGGCCTCCGGAGAGATTTCACCGGCAGAGTTAAAGCTCTTTTCTGCGGATGACCCCAGGCACGCCCTGTCTATCGATATCGAAGAACATGGCGAAATCGCCCTGATGAAAGGAGTCAAACAATGA
- the gspG gene encoding type II secretion system major pseudopilin GspG, giving the protein MNPLNKRQKQSGFTLLEIMVVIVILGVLASMVAPNIIGNKDKADLQKAVSDIVALENALDMYKLENNNYPSTQQGLAALVSKPSGSPEPRSYRDNGYIRRLPKDPWGNDYLMLSPGEHGPVDIFSSGPDGQPGTDDDTGNWNLDS; this is encoded by the coding sequence ATGAACCCTCTTAATAAAAGACAGAAGCAGTCAGGTTTTACCCTGCTGGAAATCATGGTGGTGATTGTCATTCTTGGCGTACTGGCCAGTATGGTTGCTCCCAACATTATCGGCAATAAAGATAAGGCCGATCTGCAAAAAGCGGTGAGTGATATCGTTGCCCTGGAAAATGCACTGGATATGTACAAGCTGGAAAATAACAACTACCCCTCCACCCAGCAGGGACTGGCAGCGCTGGTCAGCAAACCGTCTGGCAGCCCGGAGCCCAGATCGTACCGTGACAATGGCTACATTCGTCGTCTGCCAAAAGACCCGTGGGGTAACGATTATCTGATGCTGAGCCCGGGGGAACACGGTCCTGTGGATATTTTCTCTTCTGGCCCGGATGGTCAGCCAGGCACCGATGATGATACCGGTAACTGGAACCTGGATAGCTAA
- the gspF gene encoding type II secretion system inner membrane protein GspF, translating to MSVFAYEALDAKGKKSKGVIEADSPRQVRQKLRVSGLNAIAVSAATGQETSDTTQNKRSSSSSLFRSLLQRQATDAEVALLTRQLATLVAAGIPLEECLQALVRQLRKPHLKSIVTTVRSKILEGQSLADSLACYPKTFDRLYRSMVAAGEKSGHLDGVLERLADFTEHRQKIKGQLIQAMIYPAILTLVAIAVVAALLVTVVPTVVEQFAHMGQQLPAMTLTLISISDFVRAYGPGIAMALLVTLVIRQQILQRSRTCRLVHDRWLLKLPLIGSVLSGVDGARFARTLSILTSSTVPLLEGMGIAAKVLVNQHMQASLLNAAERVREGSSLWQSLEQTELFSPMMLYIIASGEKSGELTGMLARAADNQDQQFESQVNIALGIFGPLLIVSMAGVVLFIVMAILTPMLDLNSLVGG from the coding sequence ATGAGCGTATTTGCTTACGAAGCCCTGGATGCCAAAGGGAAAAAAAGTAAAGGCGTCATAGAAGCCGACTCACCTCGTCAGGTGCGGCAAAAGCTGCGGGTTTCCGGACTCAATGCCATCGCCGTCAGTGCAGCTACTGGCCAGGAAACGTCGGATACGACCCAAAATAAACGTTCATCATCGAGCAGCCTGTTTCGCTCTTTGTTGCAAAGACAGGCAACCGATGCGGAAGTCGCACTGCTGACACGGCAACTGGCGACGCTGGTTGCTGCGGGCATCCCCCTGGAAGAGTGTCTGCAGGCACTGGTAAGACAGCTGCGCAAACCGCACCTGAAATCCATTGTCACCACGGTTCGTTCAAAAATTCTTGAAGGGCAATCGCTGGCGGACAGCCTGGCCTGCTACCCGAAAACCTTTGACCGGCTTTACCGTTCCATGGTGGCGGCAGGGGAAAAATCAGGCCACCTGGATGGCGTGCTGGAAAGGCTGGCCGACTTCACCGAGCACCGGCAGAAAATCAAAGGGCAACTGATTCAGGCAATGATCTACCCGGCCATCCTGACGCTGGTTGCCATTGCTGTTGTGGCAGCGCTGCTGGTGACCGTGGTTCCCACGGTGGTTGAACAGTTTGCCCATATGGGGCAACAGCTGCCCGCCATGACGCTCACTCTGATCAGCATCAGTGACTTTGTTCGTGCCTATGGACCGGGCATTGCCATGGCGCTGCTTGTCACCCTGGTAATACGCCAACAGATCCTGCAGCGAAGCCGAACCTGCCGACTGGTACACGACCGCTGGCTACTAAAATTGCCGCTGATTGGCAGTGTTCTCAGCGGGGTCGATGGTGCCCGTTTTGCCAGAACCCTGAGCATACTGACCAGCAGTACCGTACCACTACTGGAAGGGATGGGAATTGCGGCAAAGGTGCTGGTGAATCAACACATGCAGGCGTCGCTGCTTAACGCCGCTGAGCGGGTCAGGGAGGGATCTTCCCTCTGGCAGTCACTGGAGCAGACCGAACTGTTCTCCCCCATGATGCTTTACATCATTGCCAGCGGTGAAAAGTCCGGTGAACTGACCGGCATGCTGGCCAGGGCGGCAGATAATCAGGATCAGCAATTTGAATCCCAGGTAAATATCGCACTGGGCATTTTCGGCCCATTGCTGATTGTTTCCATGGCCGGTGTCGTACTGTTTATCGTTATGGCCATTTTGACGCCAATGCTGGACCTGAACTCACTGGTGGGCGGTTGA
- the gspE gene encoding type II secretion system ATPase GspE: MRDSVTPGPESVSPERKRSLPFSFARRFNLLLAYNDQGKAQVWHKGLPSTAALQEVRRFAGVSLTLIALDDDEFEQKLANHYQQDSSVARQLMNDIGNDEGLQALAEELPEDEDLLEADDGAPIIRLINAMLSEAIKEGASDIHIETFERNLTVRFRVDGVLREILRPQRKLAAVLVSRVKVMARLDIAEKRIPQDGRMSLRLGGRAVDVRVSTLPSRHGERIVMRLLDRNSVRLDLASLGMEGTLCQQFREQLHKPHGILLVTGPTGSGKSTTLYAGLSVINNSERNILTVEDPVEYELEGIGQTQVNPKVDMTFARGLRAILRQDPDVVMIGEIRDLETAEIAVQASLTGHLVLSTLHTNTAVGAVTRLRDMGVEPFLLASSLLGVLAQRLVRTLCPDCRQQRPATDLEISLMGLSANHLLWQSTGCEACHNTGYRGRTGIHELFLVNDRLRQLIHDGTGEQVIEQEIRHSSNSMQTDGFRKILSGITTLEEVMRVTRE; the protein is encoded by the coding sequence ATGAGGGATTCGGTAACCCCCGGGCCAGAGTCTGTCAGCCCGGAAAGAAAACGCAGCTTGCCGTTCTCTTTCGCCCGTCGCTTTAACTTGCTGCTCGCATACAATGACCAGGGCAAGGCTCAGGTCTGGCACAAAGGGCTGCCGTCTACTGCAGCACTGCAGGAGGTCAGACGTTTCGCAGGCGTATCACTGACCCTGATAGCCCTGGACGATGATGAGTTTGAGCAGAAACTGGCCAACCATTATCAACAGGACTCCTCCGTTGCACGACAACTCATGAACGACATCGGCAATGATGAAGGTCTTCAGGCCCTGGCAGAAGAACTGCCAGAAGATGAAGACCTGCTGGAAGCTGACGACGGTGCACCGATTATCCGCCTGATCAATGCCATGCTCAGCGAGGCCATCAAGGAAGGTGCCTCTGACATCCATATTGAAACCTTTGAGCGAAACCTGACCGTTCGTTTTCGTGTTGACGGTGTTTTACGGGAGATACTCCGTCCCCAGCGCAAGCTGGCCGCCGTGCTGGTGTCCCGGGTAAAAGTCATGGCCAGACTGGATATCGCGGAGAAGCGTATTCCCCAGGATGGTCGTATGTCCCTTCGTCTTGGTGGCCGTGCCGTCGATGTTCGTGTCTCAACCCTGCCTTCTCGCCACGGTGAACGAATCGTTATGCGTCTGCTGGATCGCAACAGTGTCCGGCTAGACCTGGCCAGTCTTGGCATGGAAGGCACACTTTGCCAACAGTTTCGGGAGCAGTTGCATAAACCCCATGGCATCCTTCTGGTTACCGGCCCTACCGGTTCCGGCAAGAGTACCACGCTCTATGCGGGGCTGAGTGTCATTAACAACAGTGAGCGCAACATTCTCACGGTTGAAGACCCCGTGGAGTACGAACTGGAGGGGATTGGCCAGACCCAGGTTAACCCGAAGGTGGATATGACCTTTGCCCGGGGACTGCGGGCGATTCTGCGACAGGACCCGGATGTGGTCATGATCGGTGAGATCCGTGACCTGGAAACCGCCGAAATTGCCGTACAGGCGTCGTTAACCGGACACCTGGTACTCAGCACACTGCACACCAATACCGCCGTCGGTGCCGTTACCCGCCTCCGGGATATGGGGGTTGAGCCCTTCCTGCTGGCCTCAAGCCTGCTGGGAGTACTGGCCCAGCGACTGGTCAGAACACTCTGCCCGGACTGCCGACAACAGCGCCCTGCCACCGACCTTGAAATCAGCCTGATGGGACTTTCAGCAAACCATTTGCTGTGGCAATCCACCGGTTGTGAGGCGTGTCATAACACGGGTTACCGTGGCCGAACCGGCATCCATGAACTGTTTCTGGTCAATGACCGGTTACGCCAGCTGATTCATGATGGTACCGGTGAACAAGTCATTGAACAGGAAATACGTCATTCGTCGAATAGTATGCAAACGGATGGTTTCAGAAAAATTCTCAGCGGCATCACCACTCTGGAAGAGGTGATGCGTGTCACCAGGGAATAA
- the gspD gene encoding type II secretion system secretin GspD, whose protein sequence is MFSSSVCAGEIRALISRTRFLSLRWPQALLTAIPFALALPLSPAVLASSSSAPNYNSLGTGSYASAHSLYSASFDKADIKEFIRTVSANLNRTIIIDPGVRGEVTIRAYEQLNRQQYYQMFLSVLSVHGFAAVEDENGLVKIIPDKNARTSSIPVVAGKKLGEQVTHGGDEMVTWVLPVNHVPVRELSPILRQLVDNSGSVVHYDPSNILILSGRANNLERVAEVVRRVDQAGMRNIQIVQLFHASASEMERILMSIYAGQGQKANGIPPVIVSNEASNQIILSADTQTLQRMKSLLLQMDAERKSTGNIRVFYLHYAKAEDLKKVLDGIGKMLIASGHSKSASGDYSIEVHEQTNALVVTARPDVMQAMESVIEQLDIRRAQVMVEAIIVEVADGDGINLSFQLASADGTSLMQFQDGSSVPIGEILMGMKEAEGEKGSTVVTTDPNTGQLITTTNPDKDGDYTALAAALAKVSGAAFSVTSGDWTALLQAVTTSSQSNVLATPSLLTLDNEEASFIVGDEVPTLTGSTPSSGNDNPYQTIERKEVGVKLTVTPQINAGDAVKLTIEQEVSSVNGRTPVDVTFATRKVKTSVMVKTGDTVVIGGLLDENVQESVSKVPLLGDIPVLGHLFRSTSSKKVKKNLMVFLRPTIIRDDLTMNAISGQKYDLIRAHQLDRQAQGISLMPGFDTPVLPEQPTARDFLDELRRQMDEESAEAEKAVELEKASTQASIKPVRRTGGER, encoded by the coding sequence ATGTTTTCATCGTCGGTGTGCGCAGGGGAAATCCGTGCACTGATATCCAGGACGCGTTTTTTATCCCTGCGTTGGCCGCAGGCGTTATTAACAGCCATACCGTTTGCGCTGGCGTTGCCTTTATCACCCGCTGTACTGGCCAGCAGTTCTTCTGCACCGAACTATAACTCTCTGGGAACGGGCAGTTATGCATCCGCCCATTCCCTGTATTCCGCCAGTTTTGACAAGGCGGATATTAAAGAGTTTATCCGCACGGTCAGTGCCAACCTGAACCGCACCATCATCATTGATCCCGGCGTTCGGGGTGAGGTGACTATCCGGGCTTATGAGCAACTGAACCGGCAACAGTACTATCAGATGTTTCTGTCGGTACTGTCCGTTCATGGGTTCGCGGCAGTTGAAGATGAAAATGGTCTGGTCAAAATCATACCGGACAAAAATGCCCGCACCTCATCCATACCGGTGGTGGCCGGTAAAAAGCTGGGCGAACAGGTCACCCATGGTGGTGATGAGATGGTCACCTGGGTTCTGCCGGTAAACCATGTACCTGTCCGTGAGTTGTCACCTATTCTCCGACAACTGGTAGATAATTCAGGCAGTGTCGTACATTACGACCCGTCGAATATTCTGATTCTCAGTGGCCGGGCCAATAACCTTGAGCGTGTTGCCGAGGTGGTTCGTCGTGTTGATCAGGCAGGCATGCGCAATATTCAGATTGTCCAGCTGTTCCATGCCTCCGCCAGTGAGATGGAGCGGATTCTGATGTCGATCTACGCCGGACAGGGTCAGAAAGCCAACGGTATACCCCCCGTCATTGTCAGCAACGAGGCCAGCAACCAGATCATTCTCTCTGCCGATACCCAGACCCTGCAACGCATGAAAAGCCTGTTGCTGCAGATGGATGCCGAGCGTAAGTCCACTGGTAATATCCGTGTCTTCTATCTCCACTATGCCAAAGCAGAAGACCTGAAAAAGGTACTGGACGGCATTGGTAAAATGCTGATTGCCTCTGGTCACAGTAAAAGCGCATCCGGTGATTACAGCATTGAAGTCCATGAGCAGACCAACGCACTGGTGGTCACCGCACGCCCTGATGTGATGCAGGCCATGGAATCTGTGATTGAGCAGCTGGATATCCGCCGCGCCCAGGTGATGGTGGAAGCCATTATTGTTGAAGTGGCGGATGGGGATGGCATTAACCTGTCATTCCAGCTGGCCAGTGCCGATGGCACCAGCCTGATGCAGTTCCAGGATGGTTCAAGCGTTCCTATCGGGGAAATTCTGATGGGGATGAAAGAGGCTGAAGGTGAGAAAGGATCAACCGTAGTTACGACTGATCCCAATACAGGCCAATTAATCACCACCACAAACCCGGATAAAGATGGAGATTACACCGCCCTTGCCGCAGCACTGGCAAAGGTCTCCGGCGCAGCCTTCAGTGTCACCTCCGGTGACTGGACCGCACTGCTTCAGGCCGTCACCACATCCAGCCAGTCCAATGTGCTGGCGACGCCAAGCCTGCTGACCCTGGATAATGAAGAAGCCTCCTTTATTGTCGGTGATGAAGTGCCCACACTCACAGGCTCAACGCCCAGCTCCGGTAACGATAACCCTTACCAGACCATTGAGCGTAAGGAAGTGGGTGTCAAACTGACGGTCACGCCACAGATCAATGCCGGAGATGCCGTTAAACTGACCATTGAGCAGGAAGTCTCCAGCGTTAATGGCCGCACTCCCGTTGATGTAACCTTTGCCACCCGCAAGGTAAAAACATCGGTGATGGTGAAAACCGGAGATACCGTTGTTATAGGCGGACTGCTGGATGAAAACGTCCAGGAAAGTGTTTCCAAAGTACCGCTGCTGGGTGATATACCCGTCCTTGGTCATCTGTTCCGTTCGACCTCCAGTAAAAAGGTGAAGAAGAACCTGATGGTCTTCCTTCGTCCAACCATTATTCGGGATGATCTGACCATGAACGCCATCAGTGGCCAGAAGTACGACCTTATCCGTGCTCACCAGCTGGACAGGCAGGCCCAGGGTATTTCATTGATGCCCGGTTTCGACACCCCGGTGCTCCCGGAACAACCAACGGCCCGGGATTTCCTGGATGAACTCAGACGTCAGATGGATGAAGAGTCTGCAGAGGCTGAAAAGGCTGTCGAGCTGGAAAAAGCCTCAACTCAGGCATCCATAAAACCAGTTCGTCGTACCGGCGGGGAAAGGTAA